In the genome of Ziziphus jujuba cultivar Dongzao chromosome 10, ASM3175591v1, the window aaaaagaaaaaaaaaggaaaatcaaagCTAGTAAaccatccaaaaatattttgttaaatattgaataaaataaaggagTGGAATAATATACGTGGATAAAGAGAGTAGAGAGTGAGTGAGTGAGTGTCTGAATTGGCGGCACCTGACTAGATTACTAAGTTAATGGAAACTCCAATGCGTCCCACTTGTCCCTCCTCTTCCTTCTGCTTCTTCTaatcctttctctctctctctctctccatttcTGTGTCGTATTGACACATTCAAATCTCATCCttccaataaaaaaaacctaaattCCAATTCCACCGTTAGCCCTCTCTCGCTCTGTCTATCTCTTACTCTCTCATACATTGATGCTCTTCTTATCTCTCTCCGTTTCAATATCCATCTTCGTCTCCCtaccctaattttttttttttcccttctttttcaaTGGCTTCTCTAGCCCACGAAAACCTCGACCATGACGATGATCACGAACACTATCGcaaccatcaccaccaccaccaccacgcCAACAATCTCAACGGTGATTCCAGAACCCATTTACCCAAAAAGCCCAGGCTTTCTTTCTTCACCGAATCCGAAATCGCCACCGAGTTCGCTCACCACGACTCCGACGTTGCTCGGATCAACAACGGTAGTTTCGGTTGCTGTCCCGCTTCCGTTCTCGAAGCCCAGAAGGTTTGGCAGCACAAGTTTCTCGCTCAGCCTGATGATTTCTACTTCAACGAGCTCAAGAAGGGGATTCATCGTTCCAGGTCCATAATCAAGGAAATCATCAATGCCGAACACGTCGACGAGGTCTCTCTTGTCGACAACGCCACCACCGCCGCCGCCGTTGTCCTCCAGCAGACCTCCTGGGCTTTCTCCGAAGGCAGATTCGACAAAGGCGATGCCATCGTTATGCTTCATTACGCTTATGGTGCCGTCAAGAAGTCCATCGAGGCGTATGTTACACGTGCCGGCGGGTATGTAATCGAGGTCCCTCTGCCTTTTCCGGTGAGTTCCAACGATGAGATTGTGACTGAATTTAGGAAGGCTTTGGAGAAAGGAAAAGCTAATGGTAGGAGGGTTAGGCTTGCTGTGATTGACCATGTGACATCCATGCCTTGTGTCGTAATACCCATCAAGGAATTGGTTAAGATTTGCAGGGAAGAAGGCGTTGACCAGGTTTTTGTTGATGCTGCTCATGGAATTGGCTGCACTGCTGTTGATATGAAAGAGATTGGAGCTGATTTCTATGCTAGTAATTTGCACAAATGGTTCTTTTGCCCACCTTCCGTGGCGTTTTTGTATTGTAGGAAGTCACCCAAGTTGTCTGAATTGCACCACCCTGTAGTGTCTCATGAGTATGGTAATGGGTTGGCAATAGAGAGTGCCTGGATTGGGACAAGGGATTATAGTCCTCAGCTTGTTGTCCCTTCGGTTTTGGATTTCGTAAATAAGTTCGAAGGTGGTTTGGAGGGAATTAAGAAGAGGAACCATGATGCTGTCGTTGAGATGGGTGAGATGTTAGCAAAAGAGTGGGGGACTCATCTTGGGTGCCCTCCTGATATGTGTGCAAGCATGATCATGATTGGATTGCCTGCTTGTTTGGGAATTTTGACTGAGAAAGATACTTTGAAGTTGAGGTCTCATTTGAGAGAGaaatttggtgttgaagttcCAATATATTTCCGAGCCCCTAGAAATAGTGAGGATGTAACAATAACCGGGTATGCTCGCATTTCGTATCAAGTCTATAACAAAGTTGATGACTATAACAAGTTTAAAGATGCTATTAACAAACTCGTTAGTGATGGATTCACCTGTTCCCTTCTCACTACATGATAAGGTATGCTCTGCTTTTATCCTGATTGGTGGTCTATGAGCTAGAGATGATAGTTTATCTTCTTTGTGTTTCGTCATTTTTGTCAAATTGTGCTTGTAAGTTTACAAGTGGTTTAGGGATTTAAATATGAATGTATGTGCTTGTGTGCCTGTAAATTAGTAACAAGATATATCAACATTTACAATCGATATTTGTTACGTTTTtgctgactttttttttttttttttttttttgggaattcgAAATGAAATTTCTTGGTAAATAGTCATGAGCACATGCATGGTCATTATGTCATATATTTGTGTCTCATCAACTCATCCATGAAGCGTTGaatgtttatattttgttatatgcATTATTTTAGAGATAGAAGCTACTAGGGTGTTCTTCACCAATTATGTCATCTGCATCGttatcatatttttcttctttcccaCACTTTGTCTAGCAAGATTCAATTGCAAAGATGCGGCAATTCAGTTTCTTTAACTTTGCTTTGGAAATCATATTCCTCCATTCATCCCAATATAAATTGCAATATGAAATTTGTAAATGATAGATGTGAAGTAGGTTCCTTACCTGATCTTCAACGCTCAGGCTTTTTGGCAGGTGTAAAGGTAGTATAATTATACGGTTTTCATTTGCCAGGTTCACACTACGTATTACGTAATATGAGGCTCTTGTTAGCCACCAAATATGGAGGAAGCCGAACAATGGTTTCCAAATTCTCTAATGTTGCAAGGTTCTTGGTTCTTGCAAATAGGTAgcaattcttttatatttttcttgtgGGATTAGCCATTAGCCATGGGAAGATTGGGATGTGGAATGGGGCCGGCTAGCCCCCAAATTTTCTAGTCTTAACTACCACTTGGtcgtgtttaaaaaaaaaaaataaataaataaaaaaataaaagggtgaGCATGTGTGTCTTCGTTGtttctaaaaagaaaattttgtgccATAATTTATGAATCTGATTTAATTATCTGTTTGTCATCTTTGACTTGTAATTTCTGTTTATGTGTA includes:
- the LOC107411704 gene encoding probable L-cysteine desulfhydrase, chloroplastic — encoded protein: MASLAHENLDHDDDHEHYRNHHHHHHHANNLNGDSRTHLPKKPRLSFFTESEIATEFAHHDSDVARINNGSFGCCPASVLEAQKVWQHKFLAQPDDFYFNELKKGIHRSRSIIKEIINAEHVDEVSLVDNATTAAAVVLQQTSWAFSEGRFDKGDAIVMLHYAYGAVKKSIEAYVTRAGGYVIEVPLPFPVSSNDEIVTEFRKALEKGKANGRRVRLAVIDHVTSMPCVVIPIKELVKICREEGVDQVFVDAAHGIGCTAVDMKEIGADFYASNLHKWFFCPPSVAFLYCRKSPKLSELHHPVVSHEYGNGLAIESAWIGTRDYSPQLVVPSVLDFVNKFEGGLEGIKKRNHDAVVEMGEMLAKEWGTHLGCPPDMCASMIMIGLPACLGILTEKDTLKLRSHLREKFGVEVPIYFRAPRNSEDVTITGYARISYQVYNKVDDYNKFKDAINKLVSDGFTCSLLTT